CATCTCTCCCAAGATGGGCTGTCTCCGCCACACACGCTGTTGGATGGATGCCGGGGCGGACACTGCGCCGGGGGTGAAAGAGTGTCGCAACACGCGCCCATGCGAGGTACGGGTTTTTTGTCACAAGAGCCGTGCAGTGGGGCGGGACTTTATCCGCGAAAGCAGGTGTAACGATCACCGCGCCCGCACGTGTCGATGTCAGAAGTGGCAGATAGCGGCGATTATCGAGAAAACTGACTTCCGCCGCTGTCGCCGCCTGAAGAGGTGCCACACCATGTAATGCAAGCCCGGATGGTGAGTCGGCACCAGGCCTGATTTCCGCCTCGGCCTTCTCAGCCAGGACCGAGATATTGAAAGGGCCCGCACGGTTAAAAAAACGCCGATCGCCCGGCAGACCCGTCTCATCATGTAACGTCATGAGTTACTTCTTGCTGCGAAGCACAGATTTGGGCGTGGAGGACGCTGCCTGCGCCTTCGCCTGCAAGGGGATGCTTTCATCCTCGATGTCAGCAGTTGTCGGCATTTTGCCGGATTTTGCGAGCACTTCCGGATCCACATCCGCCGCGGGTATGAAGACGTGCGGCAAGATCTTGTTAAGCTGCTTCGCCGTCTCCTGCGTGATGTCCTGCCCCTCAACATGCAAAGCAACCTGCTCACCATGATAAACGAGGTTCATGCTATGCGAGGCGGCGACCTGACGCACGATCCGAACAAGCTCACGCTCAATCTGGTTGAGCGAGACGTTGGCAGCCTCCTGAATGATGCGGGCACGATTGGCGAAATCCCGTTGCGCGCGCGCCCGGCGCTCCTGCAAATGACGCTCACGGATCTGGATCTGCTCTGACGACATTGTGCGGGCATTTTGCTGGAGTTTCTGCTGTTCAGCCCGCCAACTGGCCTGCTCCTTCTGCGCGGCTTCCGCCAATTTGTCACGGCGCGCACCAAGGACGCGCTGTGCCTCCTGCGCGGCGACGGACATCTGCATCACGGTCGGAATACTGATGACGCCAATGACGGCTGGCGGTGGCGGCGCAGCCTTCGGCAGATCCGGTGAGTCAGGGATCGGCGGCGCCGGCAGGATAGGCGGCGCGTCGGAAGGTTGCGCTTCAGCCTGGTTCTGAGGCGCAGGTGCGGGCGCTGGCGCACGTGCCGGAGCGGGGTTTGCGGGGCGGGAGGCTTTCGGCACAAACCAGCCACCCTGGGTGGCGGGCGCTGATTGCGCCGCGAGGCTGGCTGTCGGGCTCACACCCAGCATCGCGACCAAAGCAATATAACGACCTGAAATGGCCATAACCCTGAACTCCTCTAGAATGTATCTCGACACCACGCGGATTTTTACCCGGCTTAAAATTGCTGACCAAAACCGAAACGAAGCGGGTAAAGACGGTCGTTTCTGGATTTTCTGATCGGGACGGCGGCATCGATATTTACCATACCAAAGGGACTCTTCCAGGTGATGCCGAAACCTGTCGAGACGCGCGGCGTCATACTATTGCCGGAAATTGGCGTGTAATTACTGTCACTCGGGTTTGTGTGACGTTGACGCAGGCGCAGCCCGGAGAGGCTACCCGCATCAATGAAATAACGCCCTGAAATGCCGATTGCGTCTCC
This genomic stretch from Candidatus Kirkpatrickella diaphorinae harbors:
- a CDS encoding OmpH family outer membrane protein, with the translated sequence MAISGRYIALVAMLGVSPTASLAAQSAPATQGGWFVPKASRPANPAPARAPAPAPAPQNQAEAQPSDAPPILPAPPIPDSPDLPKAAPPPPAVIGVISIPTVMQMSVAAQEAQRVLGARRDKLAEAAQKEQASWRAEQQKLQQNARTMSSEQIQIRERHLQERRARAQRDFANRARIIQEAANVSLNQIERELVRIVRQVAASHSMNLVYHGEQVALHVEGQDITQETAKQLNKILPHVFIPAADVDPEVLAKSGKMPTTADIEDESIPLQAKAQAASSTPKSVLRSKK